The Paraburkholderia hospita DNA segment TGAGGCGATCAACCATATTTCGTTCGACGGCATGCAGTATCGCCGCGACATCGGTTATCGCGCGGCCAACCGCAAGCACGGCCAGGGCTGACGCTTTCCGCGCGAAAGCGCTTTCCGGCGCGGCGTTCGGGCACTCGTCCCGAACACATGACATGGCCCTCCAGGGCCAGTTGACCACGCCGGCGCTACACTTGGGTATGCCGGCAGAGGTTCGCGGCTGCAGGCAGCGAAGCGCGCCCGGCCGCTGGCGGGCGGCGGCAACCGTCAGGACGCAAGCCGCCAACGTCCCCGCTGCGATCGCATCGCGCCCAACCTGTCCCATTAAGACCCGACCGCGCCAGCGTTCCGAACCTGCCGCGCCCCACACACCATGACTGATTCGATTCACGACGCCCACGATACCCAGACCGTCCGCAGCTGGATGCAAGGCCTGCAGGCGCGGATCGCCGACGCGCTTGGCGCATTCGACGGCACCCCGCTCGCCACCGACAGCTGGCAGCGTGCGCCCGGCGAAAAGCTGCGCGGCGGCGGCTGCACGCGCATTCTGGAAGACGGCCAGTTCTTCGAGCGCGCGGGCATCGGCTTCTCGGATGTACAAGGCGACGCGCTGCCCGGCTCGGCCAGCGCGCTGCGCCCGCAACTGGCGGGGCGCGGATTCGAGGCGATGGGCGTGTCGCTGGTGCTGCACCCGCGCAACCCGTACTGCCCGACCGTCCACATGAACGTGCGGCTGCTCGTCGCGACGAAGGCAGGCGAAGCGCCCGTGTTCTGGTTCGGCGGCGGCATGGATCTGACGCCCTACTACGGCTTTGAAGAGGACGCGCAGCATTTTCACCGCGTCTGCCGCGACGCGCTGCAACCCTACGGCGACGATCTGTACCCGCGCTTCAAGCGCTGGTGCGACGACTATTTTTTCCTGAAGCACCGCAACGAGCCACGCGGCATCGGCGGGATTTTCTTCGACGACTACGCGGAGCCCGGCTTCGAGCAGTCGTTCGCGATGGTCAAGAGCGTCGGCGATGCGTTTCTGGACGCCTATCTGCCCATCATCGAAAAACGCCGCGACATGCCGTACGGCGACGCCCAGCGCGACTTCCAGGCCTACCGGCGCGGCCGGTACGTCGAGTTCAACCTCGTCTTCGACCGTGGCACACTGTTCGGGCTGCAAAGCGGCGGCCGCACGGAATCGATCCTGATGTCGATGCCGCCTGTCGTAAACTGGCGCTACAACTGGCAGCCCGAGCCGGGCACGCCGGAAGCGCGCCTGACCAGCGACTTTCTCGTGCCGCGCGAGTGGGTCTGACGCGCCCCGTCGCGCGCCACCCGCTTCTACTGAAAGGCAAAGGAACCGCAACTGAATCCGACCGCTCAATCCGTCGCACCTCAACGGGCATTGCGCCGACGCATCGGCATACTCGGCGGCACGTTCGACCCGATCCACGACGGCCACCTCGCGCTCGCGCGACGTTTCGCCGATGCGCTCGATCTGACCGAACTCGTGCTGATGCCGGCGGGCCAGCCGTGGCAGAAGGCGGACGTATCGGCGGCCGAAGACCGGCTCGCGATGACGCGTGCGGCCGCCGCGTCGTTGACCCTGCCGGGCGTGACCGTCAGCGTCGCCACGGATGAAATCGAGCACGATGGCCCTACTTATACGGTCGAAACGCTGCGGCGCTGGCGCGAGCGCGAAGGCGCGGACGCGTCGATCTCGCTTCTGATCGGCGCCGACCAGCTCGTGCGGCTCGACACGTGGCGCGACTGGCAGCGCCTGTTCGACTATGCGCATATCGCCGCCGCGACACGCCCGGGCTTCGACGTAACGGCCGTGCCGGCCCCCGTCGCGGCAGCGATCGCGCAGCGCTCAGCGAAAGCCGGCACGCTGCAGGCGACACCCGCCGGGCATTTGCTGATCGACACGTCGCTTGCGTTCGACGTGTCGGCCACCGACATCCGCGCGCACCTGCGCGCGTGGTTCGAAAACGATGCGGACGCCTCTGCAAGCGGCGCTGCCGCCCACGGCCAGTCCGCACCAAAACATGTCCCCACTGCTGTGTGGGACTATATTGTTCAACATCACCTGTACCAACATCGGTAACCATGGATATACGCAAGCTGCAACGCGCGATCGTCGACGCACTCGAAGACGTGAAAGCGCAAGACATCAAGGTGTTCAACACCAGCCACCTCACTGAACTGTTCGACCGCGTGATCGTCGCGAGCGGCACGTCGAACCGCCAGACCAAGGCGCTCGCGTCCAGCGTGCGCGAAAAGGTCAAGGAAGCGGGCGGCGACATCATCAGCACCGAGGGCGAAGACATCGGCGAATGGGTGCTGGTCGACTGCGGCGACGCCGTCGTGCACATCCTTCAGCCGGCCCTGCGCCAGTACTACAACCTCGAAGAGATCTGGGGCGACAAGCCGGTGCGCGTGAAGCTGTCGACGCCGAACCCGTTCGGCGGCGCCCGTCCGTCCGAGCCCCTCGACGACGAGGACGAAGACGAAGAAGCACCCGTCGCGCGTCCCGCACGCAAGGCACCTGCCCGCCGCCGCTCGTGAGCGTGCCGCTGTCCACGACAGGGTTTGCGCCTGCCGCTACGGGCGGCGCTGACCGGGCGCGAGGCTGACGATGAAACTGCATATCGTCGCGGTTGGCCACAAGATGCCGGACTGGATCGCCACGGGCTTCGACGAGTACGCGAAGCGCATGCCGCCCGAGCTGCGCATCGAACTGCGCGAGCTCAAGCCCGAGCAGCGTTCGTCGGGCCGCTCCGCCGAAAGCGTGATGGCCGCCGAGCGCCAGAAAATCGAAGCCGCGTTGCCGAAGAACGCGCGCATCGTCGCGCTCGATGAACGCGGCAAGGACTGGACCACGATGCAACTCGCCAACGCCCTGCCCTCGTGGCAACAGGACGGGCGCGACGTTGCGTTTCTGATCGGCGGTGCGGACGGGCTCGACCCCGAACTGAAGGCGCGCGCAGACATGCTGCTGCGCCTGTCGAGCCTCACGCTGCCGCACGCGATGGTCCGCGTGCTGCTTGCCGAGCAACTGTATCGCGCGTGGACCATCACGCAGAATCATCCGTATCATCGGGCCTGAACTCCGGGTCTGAACACGCCTTCATCTTCCGGCCGTCTCTCACCGTGCACAACCTGGCCGAATGGCCAGGTTGTGCCGTCGACACCATCTGTTACGCTCAACGCTTTCGTCGGCTTGCGCCTTTGCCGAGCTGCGTCTCCCGTTTTTTTGAAGCCGATCCATGTCCAATCAGTCCGCTGTCTTTCCGTTCGTCTATCTCGCGTCGCAAAGCCCGCGCCGTCAGGAGTTGCTCACGCAACTGGGCGTGCGCTTCGAGCTGCTGCTGCCGCGCCCCGATGAAGACGCGGAAGCGCTCGAAGCCGAGTTGCCCGGCGAGCGAGCGCACGGCTACGTGATGCGTGTGTGCATCGCGAAGGCGCGTGCGGCGCGCGCGCGGCTCGTAGCGGGCGGCCACGCGAACGCGCCCATTCTGGTTGCCGACACAACCGTCACGATCGACGATGCGATTCTCGGCAAGCCGATCGATGCCGACGACGCTGTCACCATGCTCACGCGGCTCGCGGGCCGCGATCATGAAGTGCTGACGTCCGTGGCTGTCGTCGATGCACAGGGCGAATTGCTCGCGCCCGCGCTATCGGTATCGCGAGTGCGCTTTGCTGCAGTGCAAAGCGATGCGCTGCGCCGCTACGCAGCAAGCGGCGAGCCGCTCGGCAAGGCGGGCGCGTATGGGGTTCAAGGCCGCGCGGCGGAGTTTATCGAGCATATCGACGGGTCCTATTCAGGTATCATGGGTTTGCCATTGTTTGAAACCGCTGCCCTTCTACGTGCGGCGCGCATCGACTTCTAAAACAACACCATGAACGAAGAAATCCTGATTAACGTTACGCCACAGGAGACGCGCGTAGCGTTGGTCCAGCAGGGCGCAGTGCAGGAGCTTCACGTCGAGCGCACGCTGTCACGCGGGCGCGTCGGCAATGTCTATCTCGGCAAGGTGGTGCGCGTGCTGCCCGGCATGCAGTCCGCGTTTATCGATATCGGTCTGGAGCGCGCTGCGTTTCTGCACGTCGCCGATATCTGGCATCCGCGGCTCGCGGGCGAACCGCAGCAGCAGGTGCCGCATCAACCCATCGAGAAGATCGTCTTCGAAGGGCAATCGCTGATGGTCCAGGTCGTCAAGGACCCGATCGGCACGAAAGGCGCGCGGCTATCCACACAGGTGAGCATCGCCGGGCGCACGCTCGTCTATCTGCCGCAGGAACCGCATATCGGCATTTCGCAAAAGATCGAAAGCGAAGCCGAGCGCGAGGCCGTGCGTGCGCGGCTGACATCGGTGTTGCCCGTCGACGAGAAAGGCGGCTACATCGTGCGCACCATCGCCGAAGACGCGACGAGCGAAGAACTGGCCGGTGACGTCGCGTATCTGCGCAAGACATGGGCGACCATACTTTCGCAGGGGCAGCGCATGCCGCCCACGAGCCTGCTCTATCAGGACTTGAATCTCGCGCAGCGCGTGCTGCGCGACTTCGTCAATGACGAGACCACGCGCATTCAGGTTGATTCGCGCGAGACGTATCAGATGCTCGCGGAATTCGCGGCCGAGTTCACGCCCGCTGTGTCGTCGAAGCTGCATCACTACACGGGTGAGCGTCCCCTCTTCGATCTGTACAACATCGAGACGGAAATCCAGCGCGCGCTGTCAAGGCGTGTCGATCTGAAGTCGGGCGGCTATCTGGTGATCGACCAGACGGAGGCGATGACGACCATCGATGTGAACACGGGCGGCTACGTCGGCGCGCGCAATTTCGACGACACGATCTTCAAGACCAATCTCGAAGCGGCGCATACGATCGCGCGTCAGTTGCGGCTGCGCAATCTCGGCGGCGTGATCATCATCGACTTCATCGATATGGAGAACGTCGAGCATCGCGATCAGGTGCTCAACGAACTGAAGAAGGCACTGTCGCGCGACCGCACGCGCGTGACGGTCAACGGGTTCTCGCAGCTCGGGCTGGTCGAGATGACGAGAAAGCGCACGCGTGAGTCGCTTGCGCATGTGTTGTGCGAGCCGTGCCCTATTTGCCAGGGCAAGGGGCAGGTGAAGACGGCGCGTACCGTGTGCTATGACGTGCTGCGGGAAATTCTGCGTGAGTCGCGCCAGTTCAATCCGCGTGAGTTTCGCGTGGTCGCATCGC contains these protein-coding regions:
- a CDS encoding nicotinate-nucleotide adenylyltransferase, yielding MNPTAQSVAPQRALRRRIGILGGTFDPIHDGHLALARRFADALDLTELVLMPAGQPWQKADVSAAEDRLAMTRAAAASLTLPGVTVSVATDEIEHDGPTYTVETLRRWREREGADASISLLIGADQLVRLDTWRDWQRLFDYAHIAAATRPGFDVTAVPAPVAAAIAQRSAKAGTLQATPAGHLLIDTSLAFDVSATDIRAHLRAWFENDADASASGAAAHGQSAPKHVPTAVWDYIVQHHLYQHR
- the rng gene encoding ribonuclease G → MNEEILINVTPQETRVALVQQGAVQELHVERTLSRGRVGNVYLGKVVRVLPGMQSAFIDIGLERAAFLHVADIWHPRLAGEPQQQVPHQPIEKIVFEGQSLMVQVVKDPIGTKGARLSTQVSIAGRTLVYLPQEPHIGISQKIESEAEREAVRARLTSVLPVDEKGGYIVRTIAEDATSEELAGDVAYLRKTWATILSQGQRMPPTSLLYQDLNLAQRVLRDFVNDETTRIQVDSRETYQMLAEFAAEFTPAVSSKLHHYTGERPLFDLYNIETEIQRALSRRVDLKSGGYLVIDQTEAMTTIDVNTGGYVGARNFDDTIFKTNLEAAHTIARQLRLRNLGGVIIIDFIDMENVEHRDQVLNELKKALSRDRTRVTVNGFSQLGLVEMTRKRTRESLAHVLCEPCPICQGKGQVKTARTVCYDVLREILRESRQFNPREFRVVASQQVIDLFLEEESQHLAMLMDFIGKPVSLQVESNLSQEQYDIVLM
- the rsfS gene encoding ribosome silencing factor, with product MDIRKLQRAIVDALEDVKAQDIKVFNTSHLTELFDRVIVASGTSNRQTKALASSVREKVKEAGGDIISTEGEDIGEWVLVDCGDAVVHILQPALRQYYNLEEIWGDKPVRVKLSTPNPFGGARPSEPLDDEDEDEEAPVARPARKAPARRRS
- a CDS encoding Maf family protein yields the protein MSNQSAVFPFVYLASQSPRRQELLTQLGVRFELLLPRPDEDAEALEAELPGERAHGYVMRVCIAKARAARARLVAGGHANAPILVADTTVTIDDAILGKPIDADDAVTMLTRLAGRDHEVLTSVAVVDAQGELLAPALSVSRVRFAAVQSDALRRYAASGEPLGKAGAYGVQGRAAEFIEHIDGSYSGIMGLPLFETAALLRAARIDF
- the rlmH gene encoding 23S rRNA (pseudouridine(1915)-N(3))-methyltransferase RlmH; the protein is MKLHIVAVGHKMPDWIATGFDEYAKRMPPELRIELRELKPEQRSSGRSAESVMAAERQKIEAALPKNARIVALDERGKDWTTMQLANALPSWQQDGRDVAFLIGGADGLDPELKARADMLLRLSSLTLPHAMVRVLLAEQLYRAWTITQNHPYHRA
- the hemF gene encoding oxygen-dependent coproporphyrinogen oxidase, which encodes MTDSIHDAHDTQTVRSWMQGLQARIADALGAFDGTPLATDSWQRAPGEKLRGGGCTRILEDGQFFERAGIGFSDVQGDALPGSASALRPQLAGRGFEAMGVSLVLHPRNPYCPTVHMNVRLLVATKAGEAPVFWFGGGMDLTPYYGFEEDAQHFHRVCRDALQPYGDDLYPRFKRWCDDYFFLKHRNEPRGIGGIFFDDYAEPGFEQSFAMVKSVGDAFLDAYLPIIEKRRDMPYGDAQRDFQAYRRGRYVEFNLVFDRGTLFGLQSGGRTESILMSMPPVVNWRYNWQPEPGTPEARLTSDFLVPREWV